One region of Trinickia violacea genomic DNA includes:
- the acpS gene encoding holo-ACP synthase — translation MAIYGIGTDIVQVSRVAAVMKRTEGRFAEKVLGPDELRVYQARNARSEVRGLAFLATRFSAKEAFSKAIGLGMHWPMTWRALQTLNEPSGKPFVVASGELADWLAERRITARVTVSDERDYAVSFVIAETAETAQAGSSQADPAVE, via the coding sequence ATGGCAATCTACGGCATCGGCACCGATATCGTTCAGGTAAGCCGCGTCGCGGCGGTGATGAAACGCACAGAGGGGCGCTTTGCCGAGAAGGTGCTCGGCCCCGACGAATTGCGTGTCTATCAGGCCCGCAACGCGCGCTCGGAAGTGCGCGGCCTGGCGTTTCTCGCGACGCGCTTTTCCGCGAAGGAAGCATTTTCGAAAGCGATCGGTCTCGGCATGCACTGGCCGATGACATGGCGCGCATTGCAGACGCTGAACGAGCCGAGCGGCAAGCCCTTCGTCGTCGCATCGGGCGAGCTGGCGGACTGGCTCGCCGAGCGCCGCATTACCGCGCGCGTGACGGTCAGCGACGAGCGTGATTACGCGGTGTCCTTCGTGATCGCCGAAACGGCCGAGACGGCCCAGGCCGGGTCGTCCCAAGCCGATCCCGCAGTCGAATGA
- the pdxJ gene encoding pyridoxine 5'-phosphate synthase produces the protein MSFFLTSPNAIDLGVNIDHVATLRNARGTSYPDPIHAALLAEEAGADAITLHLREDRRHIVDADVRSLRTQLKTRMNLECAITQEMLDIACEVRPHDVCLVPEKRQELTTEGGLDVAGHFESVRAACRQLADAGSRVSLFIDPDEAQIRAAHEAGAPVIELHTGRYAEARDQAEQQSEYERIVRGVEFGASLGLKVNAGHGLHYTNVQQIAAIEGIVELNIGHAIVAHAIFAGWENAVREMKAIMVAARLAALH, from the coding sequence ATGAGCTTCTTTCTTACGTCGCCCAATGCGATCGACCTCGGCGTGAACATCGATCACGTCGCCACGCTGCGCAACGCGCGAGGCACGTCGTATCCCGATCCGATCCATGCCGCGCTGCTCGCGGAAGAGGCCGGTGCCGACGCGATCACGCTGCATCTGCGCGAAGACCGCCGGCATATCGTCGACGCCGACGTTCGATCGTTGCGCACGCAACTGAAGACGCGCATGAACCTCGAGTGCGCGATCACGCAGGAGATGCTCGATATCGCTTGCGAAGTGCGTCCGCATGACGTGTGTCTCGTGCCGGAAAAGCGTCAGGAGTTGACGACCGAAGGCGGTCTCGACGTCGCCGGCCACTTCGAGTCGGTGCGTGCGGCTTGCCGTCAGCTCGCCGATGCCGGCTCGCGCGTGTCGCTCTTCATCGATCCCGACGAGGCGCAGATCCGCGCTGCTCACGAAGCCGGCGCGCCCGTCATCGAATTGCATACGGGCCGCTATGCCGAAGCGCGCGATCAGGCCGAGCAGCAGAGCGAATACGAGCGAATCGTGCGCGGCGTCGAATTCGGCGCGTCGCTTGGGCTCAAGGTCAATGCGGGGCACGGTCTGCACTACACGAACGTGCAGCAGATCGCCGCCATCGAAGGCATCGTCGAGCTGAACATCGGCCACGCGATCGTTGCGCACGCCATCTTTGCGGGCTGGGAGAACGCGGTGCGCGAGATGAAGGCGATCATGGTCGCGGCGCGTCTCGCCGCCCTGCACTGA
- the recO gene encoding DNA repair protein RecO, with product MTEHADEAGGKGGEAATDPATDAAAPPKPASTKPKRAPRTSEFRIAEQPAFVLHSYPYRETSLIIDVLSRDHGRLALVAKGAKRPHSALRGVLQTFQPLAMSWSGKSEMRTLTGAEWVGGMLPLTGDALLCGFYVNELLVKFCAREDPHPQLFHHYVVTLTRLAHDEPPVQVLRSFERVLLRETGYAMALDRTVARKAVVPDGKYVFDPERGVRDASGDLALQWPAHWPVVSGQTLLDMEQDDYHRAQTVAQSKTLMRFLLNTYLGGAPLATRQILIDLQNL from the coding sequence ATGACAGAACACGCGGATGAAGCGGGTGGCAAGGGCGGAGAAGCCGCTACCGACCCCGCTACCGACGCCGCGGCGCCACCCAAACCGGCAAGCACGAAGCCGAAGCGCGCGCCGCGGACCTCCGAATTCCGCATCGCCGAGCAGCCGGCATTCGTGCTGCACAGCTATCCGTATCGCGAGACGAGTCTCATCATCGATGTCTTGTCGCGCGACCACGGGCGGCTCGCGCTCGTCGCGAAAGGCGCGAAGCGCCCGCATTCCGCGCTGCGCGGCGTGCTTCAGACCTTCCAGCCGCTCGCGATGTCGTGGTCGGGCAAATCGGAGATGCGTACGCTGACGGGCGCGGAGTGGGTCGGCGGCATGCTGCCGCTGACCGGCGATGCGCTGTTGTGCGGCTTCTACGTCAACGAGCTGCTCGTCAAATTCTGCGCGCGCGAAGATCCGCATCCGCAACTGTTCCATCACTACGTCGTCACGCTGACCCGGCTTGCCCACGATGAACCGCCCGTGCAAGTGCTGCGGTCGTTCGAGCGCGTGCTCTTGCGCGAAACCGGCTATGCCATGGCGCTCGATCGCACCGTCGCTCGCAAGGCCGTGGTACCCGACGGCAAGTACGTGTTCGACCCGGAGCGGGGCGTGCGCGATGCGAGCGGCGATTTGGCCTTGCAATGGCCCGCGCATTGGCCGGTCGTCTCGGGGCAAACATTGCTCGATATGGAGCAGGACGATTACCATCGTGCGCAGACCGTCGCGCAAAGCAAGACGCTGATGCGCTTTTTGCTCAACACCTATCTTGGCGGAGCGCCGCTTGCCACCCGCCAGATCCTGATCGATTTGCAGAATCTATGA
- the era gene encoding GTPase Era, translating to MNASSSTGFRCGMVAIVGRPNVGKSTLMNALVGQKVSITSRKAQTTRHRITGIHTFDDAQYIFVDTPGFQTRHSGALNRSLNRAVTSTLTSVDAILFVIEAGRFGPDDQKVLDLIPPSAPVLLIANKLDRVSDKDTLFPFMQQMSGLREFKEIVPLSAKNSDDIKRLLETVKPYLPEGAPIYSEDDLTDRSERFLAAEILREKVFRWTGDELPYTSTVLIDKFEQEGRLRRVFATILVDRDTHKAMIIGQKGAKLKQISTEARLDMEKLFDGPVYLETFIKVKSGWADNEAGLRAYGYE from the coding sequence ATGAACGCATCTTCTTCCACCGGTTTCCGCTGCGGCATGGTCGCGATCGTCGGCCGCCCGAACGTTGGCAAATCGACGCTGATGAACGCGCTCGTCGGCCAGAAAGTCAGCATCACGTCGCGCAAGGCGCAGACGACGCGTCACCGTATCACCGGCATTCACACGTTCGACGATGCGCAATACATCTTCGTCGACACGCCGGGCTTCCAGACTCGCCACAGCGGCGCGCTGAACCGCTCGCTCAATCGCGCGGTGACATCGACGCTGACCTCGGTCGACGCGATTCTCTTCGTCATCGAAGCGGGCCGCTTCGGTCCCGACGATCAGAAAGTGCTCGACCTGATTCCGCCGTCGGCGCCGGTGCTCCTGATCGCGAACAAGCTCGATCGCGTGTCGGACAAGGACACGCTCTTCCCCTTCATGCAGCAGATGAGCGGCCTGCGCGAATTCAAGGAGATCGTGCCGCTGTCGGCGAAGAATTCGGACGACATCAAGCGGCTGCTCGAAACGGTCAAGCCGTACTTGCCGGAAGGCGCTCCGATCTACAGTGAGGACGACCTGACGGATCGCAGCGAGCGCTTCCTGGCCGCCGAAATCCTGCGCGAGAAAGTGTTCCGCTGGACCGGCGACGAGTTGCCGTACACGAGCACCGTCCTGATCGACAAGTTCGAGCAGGAGGGACGCCTGCGGCGCGTGTTCGCGACGATCCTCGTCGATCGCGATACGCACAAGGCAATGATCATCGGCCAGAAGGGCGCCAAGCTGAAGCAGATCAGCACGGAAGCGCGCCTCGATATGGAAAAGCTGTTCGACGGCCCGGTGTACCTGGAAACCTTCATCAAGGTGAAGAGCGGGTGGGCGGACAACGAAGCCGGACTACGCGCCTATGGGTACGAATGA